ATGTCACCGTGACCGCCGCCAACCCCAACCTGCGCCCCAATCTGCGGATGGTGCTGGTGGCCCGGCGGCACATCGACCTCAAGCGTGTCTGCAGCTGTCGCTGTCTGCCTTGATGTCGTAGACCCAGCCCACCTGTACCGCCAGCTGGCCACCGGATCTGCGCCTGTGGAACAAGCAGCGTTTTTCGTGTCCCAGGTCGGCGATGTTCGCGAAGGAGAACCCCCGAATGACCACAGCACGTCCCGCCAAGGCCCGAAGTGAGGGCCAGTGGGCGCTGGGAAATCGCGAACCGCTCAACGCCAACGAGGAGCTGAAGAAGGCCGGCAACCCGCTCGACGTGCGGGAACGCATCGAGAACAACTACGCCAAGCACGGCTTCGACAGCATCGACAAGACCGACTTGCGCGGGCGCTTCCGCTGGTGGGGCCTCTACACCCAGCGCGAGCAGGGCTACGACGGCTCGTGGACCGGCGACGAGAACATTGACAAGCTCGAGGCCAAATACTTCATGTTGCGAGTGCGCTGCGACGGGGGCGCGCTCTCGGCTGCCGCGCTGCGCACGCTGGGCCAGATCTCAACCGAGTTCGCGCGCGATACCGCCGATATCTCCGACCGGCAGAATGTGCAATACCACTGGATCGAGGTGGAGAACGTACCCGAAATCTGGCGGCGGCTGGACGAGGTCGGACTGCAGACC
The nucleotide sequence above comes from Mycobacterium decipiens. Encoded proteins:
- a CDS encoding Ms4527A family Cys-rich leader peptide; the protein is MTAANPNLRPNLRMVLVARRHIDLKRVCSCRCLP